The genomic interval GCATACAGCAATTTGCAGGTCTGTTAATGCGGTAATCATGAACTTATCTTCAGATGGAACATACACGGAATAAGGAGGAATTTTCTCAAAAACATTCATCCGGCGGCCGATGCTCTTCCATTCTGACTTCACTGTGGCAACGTCAGCCTTTCCACTAAGCAGAACAACGCAAGCTTCCCGCTCCTCTGTCAGACGGCTAAGTGATTGTCCGGCTTCTAGCGTAAATACTTCAAAACCAACATATTCCCAACCTGCAGATTCTGGAGTAATCCGAAGCGTATTACCTTCCTGATCCGGAGTTTGGTTCGGTTTTACAATCAGTTCACACATTTTCAAATGCCTCCCTTCGGGTATTTTGATCCATTGCCCAAACATTTTAACAGGAGGGTCAGAATCAACCGATCCTCCTGCTAACGAGCCGCTTACCAGCGGGAAGTGACCATTTTCTTCCTCGTAAAAAACTCAACACCGTCTGAACCGTTAGCATGCAAGTCACCGTAGAATGATTTCTTCCAGCCAGAGAAAGGGAAAAATGCCATTGGGGCAGGTACGCCCAAATTCACACCCAGCATACCAGCGTCGATCGTTTCACGGAATTGACGAACATGACTGCCATTTTGAGTGAAAATGCACGCTCCGTTTGCTAGTTCTGAACGATTGGCAAGTTCAATCGCCTCTTCCAGCGTATCCACGCGGACAATCGACAGCACGGGAGCAAATATTTCGTCCTTCCAAATTTTCATCTCACTCGTCACATGATCAAAAATTGTTGGGCCGACGAAATACCCTTCGCCATTTGATGCCGCATCCGTACGTCCATCACGGAGCAGTACCGCACCCTCTTCTGTACCTGTCGCAATATAGCCCAGCGTACGTTCCTTGTGCGGACCGCGGATAACCGGCCCTAGAAAAACGTTTTTATCTATGCCATTACCAATGATTAGCTTATCAGCAGCCGCGACCAATTTATCAATCAATGTTTCGGACGTTTTCCCAACGGAAACGACGACAGCGCATGCCATGCAGCGCTCGCCCGCAGAGCCAAATGCTGCGTTGATGATTTGAGTCACCGCTCCGTCCATGTCGGCATCCGGCATGACAATGGTATGGTTCTTGGCGCCGGCAAGCGCCTGAACCCGTTTCCCTTGCGCTGTTGCGCTCTTATACACATATTCCGCGACAGGCTGGGAGCCAACAAACGAAATCGCAATGACGTCCGGGTGCTCAATCAGACCATTTACGACATCGTGTGATCCATGTACAAGATTCAGCACGCCATCCGGCAAACCCGCTTCCTTAAACAGATCCACCAGACGATTCGCAAGCAGCGGCGTCCGCTCGGAGGGCTTCAGGACAAACGTATTGCCGCAAGCAATTGCAAGAGGGAACATCCAGCAGGGTACCATCATTGGGAAGTTAAACGGTGTAATTCCGCCCACAACCCCAATCGGATACCGGAACATGCCAGACTCCACATTTGTAGCGATGTCTGGAAGCTGTTTTCCCATCATGAGCGTTGGCGCCCCGGCAGCGAATTCAACACATTCAATGCCGCGCATGACTTCCCCGTGAGCATCTTGATAGTTTTTTCCGTTCTCCAAGGTAATGATCTGCGCAAGCTCTTCCCAATGTTCAACTAGCAGCTGTTGGTATTTGAAAAGAATTCGAGCACGGCGCGGTACCGGCGTTTTACTCCATGTTTTAAACGCTTCTTTCGCATTTCTGACAGCTTGATCAACTTCATCCTTAGACGACAGTGGAACGTAAGCCAAAATTTCTTCGGTTGCTGGATTGAATACGGGTTCCGTCTTGCCTGAAGTCGAGGCGATCCATTCGCCTCCAATAAAATTCGATAAAGGTATAAGTGCTTGCATTTGGGTCATCATTGTCGTTCTCCTCTCCAATTACACTTGTTTGGAAGAAAGCATATATTGTTCAATCTGCCCCACTGTCGGCATGGCGTCCGAGCAGCTATGACTGGAAATAACAATGGAAGCTGACGCGCTGCCAAATGTCATACTGCGGCTGATATCCCATCCTTGCATAAGTCCATAGATGAAACCAGCTGCATACGAGTCGCCGGCTCCGAATGTCTTGATAACTTTAGCCGGGAAAATAGAACCCCTCTGTGAGCTGCCGTTTTTGCCATAAGCAATCGATCCTTCTTTGCCATGCTTGATGACGACGATTTCAGCGTGGTAACTGAACCATTGCGCCGCAGTTACTTCGTCACTGCGTTCGGTGTTGCCGTCGAACCGCTCCAGCATATCGAATTCCTCGCGCGTACCAATAATAATATCGCTTTTCTCCGCTGCCAAATGATAATAAATGGCCGTTTCCTCGGGAGATGCCCACGAATATGGCCGATAATCGATATCGAATATCACCTTCGTTCCGTGTTTACGTGCGTAACGAAGTGCAAGAAGCACCGCCTCGCGGGATGGACTCTGTGCCAGCGCCGTACCGGATACGAGCAGCACTTTGCTTCGCTTGATCAACGATTCGTCAACTTCTTCAGGCGCAAGCAACAAATCTGCCACATTGCTGCGGTACATCAGTATGCTGCAATCCTCTGGGCTTTTGATTTCTGTAAAAGCAAGTCCGGTAACCGCTCCGGTCCGATCCGTTGTGACACCTGAAGTATCTATGCCGTTATTACGCAGGTATTGATCAATGAATCGGCCCATCTGATCATCAGCAACCTTGCCGATAAACGCTGTTTTCATGCCTAATCGCGACATACCGATGCAGATGTTGGCGGGTGAACCTCCCACATATTTGGTGAAAGTCATCGTTTCTTCCATAGGACGATTGATTTCATTGGCATTCAAATCAATACATAGGCGGCCGATTGCTACAAAATCCAAATCCTTATCGCCCGCAAAAGTAATCGTATCCATCATATCCCTTCTTTCCAATTAATAAGGGCGCGCCGCACTGATGTTTTGCTGCATCTGCTCATGCGCTTTCCTCACTTTGTCGCTCACAGACACCTCAGGTACGCCGACATTCCACCATGAGTCATAACCATCCGTATTCGTTCCCGGAAGCACCTTAATTTCCACCAGCACAGGTCCTTGTTCCGCTTTCGCGTCGTGCAGCGCCTGCTCCAGTTCCTTCGCTGAGGTAGCTTTATATGAGGCAGCACCTAAGCCGCGGGCAAGCAAAGAGAAATCAATCGGCATAAACGGTCCATCTAACCTTCCCGTCTCTTTGGATCGGAATCGGAATTCATTGCCAAAGCCGTCGCTGCCGTGACCGCGCTGCAAGTTATGAATGCATTGAAACCCGTTGTTATCGAATAGTAAAATGGTCAGCTTCACGCCCTCTTGTATTGCCGTAATCAGCTCAGAGTGCAGCATGAGGTAGCTCCCATCACCAACTAACGCATACACTTCACGATCCGGTTCCGCAAGCGCGACGCCAAAAGCACCGCTTATCTCATACCCCATGCAGGAAAAACCATATTCCAAATGATAAGTGTTCGGTTCAGTTACACGCCAGACACGGTGCAGATCGCCCGGAAGGCTTCCAGCGGCGCCAACGACAACATCCTTCGATTCGATGAATCCATTAATGATACCGAGTGCTCTAGTCTGGGTTAACCCATCGGGGCTCTCCAAAGCGTAGAGACGATCAACTTCACTGTCCCACTCCGCTTTCAACTCATGGATATAACAGTCAGCATAGCTGGATCTGAATCTGCGATTCGTTAATTCCATCTGCAGTGCGACAATCGCCAACTTTGCGTCTGCTGTGATCGAATCCGCTTCCATCTTAACCGCATCAAATGAACTAACATTCAAGTTCAGGAATGCGGCATCGGAGTTGCGAAAAGCGGATTTGGATGCCGTCGTGAAATCAGAAAATCGTGTACCGACTCCGATGATCAAGTCTGCTTCTGCAGCTATCCGATTCGCCGCCAGTGTGCCGGTTGTACCAACTCCGCCCAGGCCAAGCGGATGATTCCACGGCACCGCGCTTTTGCCCGACTGCGTCTCAGCTATCGGAATGCCGAATGCTTCTGCAAATGCGAGAAGCTCTTTCGTCGCATCCGCGTAGTGAACGCCTCCCCCTGCGATGATCAAAGGTTTCTTCTTGCGCATCATCAAATCTGCGGCACGTAAAATGGCATCCTGCTCCGCTGGACGGCGCTGTAGGAAATGGATACGCTTTTCAAAAAAGCGTACTGGATAATCATAAGCCTCTGTTTGAACGTCCTGCGGCAGCGCTAACGTAACCGCTCCGGCGTCAACTGGATCAGTCAGCACACGCATCGCCTGTAGAAGCGACGACATCAGCTGTTCCGGGCGGGCGATGCGATCCCAAAACTTGCTGACTGCCTTGAACGGATCGTTTGCAGATATGGAGTAGTCACTCGGAACCTCCAATTGCTGCAGTACGGGGTCAGGCTGACGGGAAGCAAAGTTATCGCCTGGCAGAAGCAGCACAGGTATGCGGTTAACCGTTGCGGTTGCGGCGCCAGTCATCATATTAAGTGCTCCTGGGCCGATTGAAGTCGTACAAGCAAAGATCTGACGGCGGTTCTTCTGTTTAGCGTAAGCTGTAGCCGCGTGAACCATACCTTGTTCGTTCTTGCCCTGCACGAACAATAAATCGGTAGTTTCTCGCTCAAGAGCTTCGCCGATGCCTGTGACGTTACCATGTCCGAAGATGCCCATAACACCACGAACGAACTTTATCTCTTCTCCGTCTACAGACAAATACTGTTGATCCAGAAATCGCAGCAAAGCCTGCGCCATAGTCAAGCGAATCGTTTTCATTAGCAAAACCTCGATTCATTATAGATTGGATAAGGAAAAGCCCGCTGTTCCGGTTATTCAGATGCGGGCTTCAAGGTTAAACGAGCGTTTTTTCCAATTTCAATAAGTATTCCAGGCTAGCAGCCAGACTGTCCAACGGACTTCCTGTGCAGTAATCCTGCTCTACCGCAAACCACTCAACGCCGCTTCGCAATCCCCATTGCAGGATTGGAGAAAAATCAATAACTCCTGATCCGATTTCAGCAAAAGTTTGTCTGCTGTCTGCAGTCATATCCTTCAAATGAAGAATCGGCATACGATTCGCATAGTTCTGGATGAAAGACAAAGGATCTTGGCCAGCTTTACGAACCCAGTACGTATCAATCTCAGCGTAAATGGCCGGATCATCAAGCAAGTACTCCAGTGCAAATTTACCATCTATGGATGTATGAAATTCAAAATCATGATTATGATAGCCAACGCGATATTTTGTGCCTTTAACTTTAGCAGCCACTTCAAGCAAGTCTTTCTTCACGCTTGCATACCCTTCTGGATTTTGCAGCCCATCCGGCAGGGAGTGACAGATAAAGTCTTTCGTATCGAATAAGCGAG from Paenibacillus sp. FSL K6-3182 carries:
- a CDS encoding CoA-acylating methylmalonate-semialdehyde dehydrogenase, whose amino-acid sequence is MTQMQALIPLSNFIGGEWIASTSGKTEPVFNPATEEILAYVPLSSKDEVDQAVRNAKEAFKTWSKTPVPRRARILFKYQQLLVEHWEELAQIITLENGKNYQDAHGEVMRGIECVEFAAGAPTLMMGKQLPDIATNVESGMFRYPIGVVGGITPFNFPMMVPCWMFPLAIACGNTFVLKPSERTPLLANRLVDLFKEAGLPDGVLNLVHGSHDVVNGLIEHPDVIAISFVGSQPVAEYVYKSATAQGKRVQALAGAKNHTIVMPDADMDGAVTQIINAAFGSAGERCMACAVVVSVGKTSETLIDKLVAAADKLIIGNGIDKNVFLGPVIRGPHKERTLGYIATGTEEGAVLLRDGRTDAASNGEGYFVGPTIFDHVTSEMKIWKDEIFAPVLSIVRVDTLEEAIELANRSELANGACIFTQNGSHVRQFRETIDAGMLGVNLGVPAPMAFFPFSGWKKSFYGDLHANGSDGVEFFTRKKMVTSRW
- the iolC gene encoding 5-dehydro-2-deoxygluconokinase encodes the protein MDTITFAGDKDLDFVAIGRLCIDLNANEINRPMEETMTFTKYVGGSPANICIGMSRLGMKTAFIGKVADDQMGRFIDQYLRNNGIDTSGVTTDRTGAVTGLAFTEIKSPEDCSILMYRSNVADLLLAPEEVDESLIKRSKVLLVSGTALAQSPSREAVLLALRYARKHGTKVIFDIDYRPYSWASPEETAIYYHLAAEKSDIIIGTREEFDMLERFDGNTERSDEVTAAQWFSYHAEIVVIKHGKEGSIAYGKNGSSQRGSIFPAKVIKTFGAGDSYAAGFIYGLMQGWDISRSMTFGSASASIVISSHSCSDAMPTVGQIEQYMLSSKQV
- the iolD gene encoding 3D-(3,5/4)-trihydroxycyclohexane-1,2-dione acylhydrolase (decyclizing); the protein is MKTIRLTMAQALLRFLDQQYLSVDGEEIKFVRGVMGIFGHGNVTGIGEALERETTDLLFVQGKNEQGMVHAATAYAKQKNRRQIFACTTSIGPGALNMMTGAATATVNRIPVLLLPGDNFASRQPDPVLQQLEVPSDYSISANDPFKAVSKFWDRIARPEQLMSSLLQAMRVLTDPVDAGAVTLALPQDVQTEAYDYPVRFFEKRIHFLQRRPAEQDAILRAADLMMRKKKPLIIAGGGVHYADATKELLAFAEAFGIPIAETQSGKSAVPWNHPLGLGGVGTTGTLAANRIAAEADLIIGVGTRFSDFTTASKSAFRNSDAAFLNLNVSSFDAVKMEADSITADAKLAIVALQMELTNRRFRSSYADCYIHELKAEWDSEVDRLYALESPDGLTQTRALGIINGFIESKDVVVGAAGSLPGDLHRVWRVTEPNTYHLEYGFSCMGYEISGAFGVALAEPDREVYALVGDGSYLMLHSELITAIQEGVKLTILLFDNNGFQCIHNLQRGHGSDGFGNEFRFRSKETGRLDGPFMPIDFSLLARGLGAASYKATSAKELEQALHDAKAEQGPVLVEIKVLPGTNTDGYDSWWNVGVPEVSVSDKVRKAHEQMQQNISAARPY
- a CDS encoding sugar phosphate isomerase/epimerase; the encoded protein is MIKHQLAAQLYTLRNEVKKDFPAVLKQLSEMGWAAVQIDGLHGYEAREIAAVMKELGLRTAGMHVGLERMKFDLDAVLEEARLFDTKDFICHSLPDGLQNPEGYASVKKDLLEVAAKVKGTKYRVGYHNHDFEFHTSIDGKFALEYLLDDPAIYAEIDTYWVRKAGQDPLSFIQNYANRMPILHLKDMTADSRQTFAEIGSGVIDFSPILQWGLRSGVEWFAVEQDYCTGSPLDSLAASLEYLLKLEKTLV